The following are from one region of the Serinus canaria isolate serCan28SL12 chromosome 8, serCan2020, whole genome shotgun sequence genome:
- the CRIP1 gene encoding cysteine-rich protein 1, which produces MPKCPRCQKEVYFAEKVTSLGKDWHRPCLRCEKCNKTLTSGGHAEHDGKPYCNHPCYAALFGPKGFGRGGAESHTFK; this is translated from the exons ATGCCCAAGTGCCCCCGCTGCCAGAAGGAGGTCTACTTCG CCGAGAAGGTGACTTCTCTGGGGAAGGACTGGCACCGGCCCTGCTTGAGATGCGAGAAATGTAACAAGACCCTGACATCTGGAGGCCATGCAGAG cacgATGGCAAACCCTACTGCAACCACCCCTGCTATGCTGCCTTGTTTGGGCCCAAAG GGTTCGGCCGGGGAGGAGCTGAGAGCCACACGTTCAAATAA